A stretch of DNA from Lotus japonicus ecotype B-129 chromosome 4, LjGifu_v1.2:
GTACCATTTGCTTTTCAACCATGGTCCAGTAGTTACTCTTTCATCATTTTTAAATCAGCTGGTTCAACAGTAAATCTCTTTGGTGACTATTGgttcctttctctctcttttttcatCCCTTTCCCATGATTTCTTCCAGCTACGAGAGAGAAAGAAGACTACGAGTCGCCATTATTCATGGAATGGCTAGAATGGCAGCTCTGATGGCTTCTACCTACAAGGCATATCTGGGTGTTGGTCTTGGCCCTTTAGAGGTAGCAACCTAAATCTTTCAAATAATAGTATGAAGAATATAGTGAAGTTGTCTCTTCAAATAGATATTCTTTAATTTCTTTCCTTCCTTTGCAGTTTTTGACAAAGTTTCGCATACCACATCCTGGAAGAGTTGGAGGAAGGTTTTTCGTTGACATTTTTATGCCGTATATGTTGGACTGGATTTTAGGTGGAAATAGGTAATGATGGGAGCCAACTATATTTTGCTTGAAGACTTACACTATTAATTATTGAAATTGATATCTGGAGGTTCACTTACTCTAGTCCTCTCATTCAACATGCATGCTAGAAAGCTGAGCCAataggcaaaaaaaaaattgatgagaaGTCCAAGAAACTGATGATATTGAAAACAATGTTCAGTTTTTACCTTACTGTCAACAAGACAGAAATATTTTGCATAATAAAATGTAAACTTCTGCAATTGGATTACTTACAACACGAAACACAACTACACTTCTGCAGCTCCAAACTTGAAGGAAGACCGCTAAGTTGCAGGCTCTCAGACAAAGTACGTTGCTCAGTTATAGTTTACCTTTGTACTTCGCTGCTGAGAAGAAATTGTACCTTGTAATTTATATGGTTATGTCTATTAGATTTGTTATGATCTGGATGCTAATAGGGATTGGTTTATATATGAAGGCAAATGACCAGTTACGCAGATGGTTCGAAGATGATGATGCACTTGAGAGTGCTATTAATGGAGAGTatgtttaaactttaaatattGATTATGGCCTTTTACTTATTTCTTACCATATATGTATATCAAATAATTTTATGTTCATCCTTCTTGTTTGAATTATAGGTGGACTTTATTACCATGTGGGGATGAAACAGGTCATTCAGAACCCATACGTATAAGTCAAAATGAGATGAAACCCTGCATAATCGGGTATGCCTACAGTTGTACCTACTTACATTGTGGTGATATAATAGTTCTTAAGTTTTACCTATTATGCAAGAGATAATAAAGAGGAATATGTTGGGAAATGATTTACTATTTAAAGTATTCAATTTCTTTATATTCTTACAGTAACAGATTTTGAATGTGCCATTTGAAACATGAGCAATGATTTTACTTTTTGTTCACCAATTAGTGTGCGTTGTTCCATTCTTAATTATCTCACAatatatacacacatatatatatatatatatattaatttcggTTCATTTTCTGATATGTTTTTTATAATTGCAGGAGTGAGCTGCAAGGCACTTCAGTTACAATACCTTCGCCCCAGGTAGCACATTTCATCATGACCTGAATTTAACATGTTTCCACGCGTATTGTTCTTCAACATCTTGCAACAGGACTAATAGTTTATCTTTTTAAGGTTTCTCCAATGCATGCTCGAATTAACTACAAGGACGGTGGCTTCTTCTTGATTGATTTGCGAAGTGAACATGGAACATGGATCTCTGAGTAAGTAAAGTAAATAGAAAGTACCATATTATAAACTCTTGAAAAATGAATGTAATATCATTCTTATTGTGTTTTCAGCATTGAAGGAAAGCGGTACCGGGTACCTCCTAATTACCCTGCTCGTATCCATCCATCTGATGTTCTTGAGTTCGGTTCTAGAAAGGTGATAGTCAATCCCTTATAAATGTCCTAAAATCTAGTTGCAATTTTCATGTTTGACACTTGCTTATTCTAGAAACGTATATTAGGTGTTTGCATGCCATATGACAAATGTACCAATACCAGTTTTCATGGTTGGCATTTGCTTTCCATGAATAGGTTTGCAGTTTGATCATTAATTTTTGTTTGATTTCCTATTACCAGTACTTGGAAGGTTCAATCTCAGATTACTATTGTTACTCTATCCCTTTCTCACACTTAATATCAACAGTTACTTATACTTAAATGCAGAAAAACTATGCAAGTGACATTTTCCTGCTCATTTATCTTGAGATAAATGCTTCTGTTCATCCACTGACATATAATCATTTTATGCATATCAATTACATTGTCCTTGCCTGAAAAAAATGCAGCTTTATTTTAAATGCTGCATTACTTATGATGTCTGATCATGAGTTATTTGCAGGTTTCATTTCGTGTTAAGGTGACAAGAACAGCTCCAAGAGTCTCTGAGGAAGAAAGGACAAAGATTTTGCAGGGAGTATGATTGATTTTGTTCAGTTACAAATTGTACGTTACAgaaaatttatacaacacacGTTTGCAGTTGGAGCACAATCTGCATTCCTTCAGGGAAGTGTACTATAAATTGATTGTGTATAAATTGATTATTACCATAGTCCATAGGCAGTAGGCACTCCATTCAACACTTGTGTTATGACATGTTTTAGACATAGAGGCATTTATATCATGGCTTGTACTATAAGCTTACACATGCTTAATGTTGAGTCATGAGTGGAGTTACCATAGTACATAGTGCCTGGCTTTGAAATTTTCATACTTTTAATTGTGATGTACAAAAAGGACATGTTTACCTATTAATATAAGGAGCAATTTCAATTGTCTtcctttcaaaaataaaatttcaactGTCTACAATCTCTTTCTATCTCTTCTTGTGTTGGATCCGTGCTCTGTTTAAGGGAAAGGCTTAGCAAAGTTAAAATCTGTAACTGATCCTTATTCTTGATCCTCGCATGTTGTAAATTGAAACAAGTCTTTTAGGAAGAATCCAAGGAAGTAAGGAAAGGGGATGTGGAATTCTTGCTAAAGTGTGCTAAATTGTCACTCTGCTACTGGTGCATTTGGATACTCAACTTACTTAATGCATGTTAATAAGCGTTTATTTATAGAGAAACATACTTGAAGGTCAAGTGCTTGAAGGTCAAGAAGGCAGGTTTTGGGATGATTGCTCGTGATTTTGAAGGTCAAGTGCTTGCTGCAGCATGCTCAACTCCGGTGGAGATGTTGTCTCCTCTTGTGGCTGAAGTGCTTACTTTGCGTTGGTCTCTTGTTTTGGCTACAGAGCTTGGTTTCCGTCGACTTTGTTTGGAGACTGATTGTCTTCAACTCTTTAccggttggaagcaccccatgGGAGGAGTTTCTTATGTGGCGTCCATTCTTGCTGATTGTTTTGCTCTAGTTTCACATTTTGATGTTCTTGATTTTACTTTCGTAAGCCGTTCAGGCAATTGTGTGAAAGACTATTTCGCCAAGTTGTCTTTTTCTGTTGGGAACTTTGTTTGGGTGGAAGAATCTCCTTCCGAGGCTAATCCACTCTTGGACCGTGATCTTTCTTTGATTTAATCTAATAAATCCACGAATGCTTAAAAAAAACATACTTGAAAAACTTATCAAAATACGCTCCAAAGAGGTTACTTATATGTATGTATAAACACTTATTCATAGGCTAAGTTTATTACAATAAGTTGAAGAAAACTTGTAAATTTGTCATAAATTATTACTATAAGCTTAATCAAACATTTGTGTAACTTTTTAAACGCATATACTATAAGATAAGTTCAAATAAACTTTTTGTAAGACACCCTAAAAGAGTTAGAGTCATTATATGACCTGAAAAGATATGTGCAATTTAAGCCAAGTGGGTTTTTGCAACCTCCATGGTTTATAACAATTCATGATGATTATTTCTAAGGGTTGTTTTGACTATTATTCAAGAACACTTGAAACATTCACTTTGTGACAGTATTTAACTCAACAATACTTTGTGGCGGTTAAAAACTGTCACAAAGTAGTATGTCTAAAGGATGTCTTAAGAAAGTAGATGTCTATCAATACTTTCATGTTCAAAAGAAACATGCCAGTAGcccaaagaagaaaaacatgCCATGAATTCATTTGGTACCATTAAGTTGAAGAAATTGACATATAATAAGCAGAGCACAACATAGTTGTAATTTTTATTCCTGAGATGGAGAAATTGAACCAAGAGGTTTTTGCAGCCTCAATATAACTATAACAATTTAACAACTCATGATGGAGTGACTGTTTCTAAGTGTTGTTTGGACATAACTcaatcaaaacaaaacaagaaaCATGCCATTAATTCGTTTGGTGCCATTTACCAATTCTCAAGGATTATTGTCACTAGCTAGCACGGACGCTAATTTTGGTCCTACAATAATGCACTTTGAAGAAATTGACATATAATAAGCAGAGCATAACATAGTTGAAAATTTTGGCAGGCTTGTCTTAATATTAACAAGATTAGTCACCATCTACAATTTCAACTGCTCCCTCTAGCTGTTTATTGTTAATTAGAGTCCATGCCATGCCGATATTGTCTCCTCTTGCATAAACACAAACCGAAGAACAACACAAATCTTCGAACTTGAAATGTCAATCGACAGATTAATCAAGTCTTTACAACCATGACCTACATGTTGGATTGAAATCACTGGTATActtttctcattttccaaatgaaaaaaatgatatGAATTGCTAACACAATCTTATTATGTTGACCAAAATAATGTtgcaaattaaaattataagaaaGGAGACAAAAATAAGACAAGTTTCCCACACTAGACACACATGACAAAGACAAGTTTGACATAGCAATTCACAACCACCGTCCATGGCATTCCATCACATCACTGACATCAATCACCCCTTGATCAATGGCTGTGATGAGAATAGTAGGGGGTTGCAGATGAATCACGTGGACCCAAGTGTGGGTTCCCTGTTGGTTAAGATCTCGTGTTTGTGATAGGAAGCCCATAGACACAGAAGACAGAAACGATGGAAGATCTGAAGGCCCATACCGAATAATACATGGTGAGTTATTATATAGTCATGGATATTAAATGCAGGTGGTGGCACCTGGAAGAAGGGATGATGTTGATGCGGTGGAACGTGAAGGCGATTTTAACGGTCGGGGTTCAGGATTAAGACTTAAGAGTCATCATGCATATGCAAATGCAAATGCAGGGATGAGTAACCCTTAGCTAAGTAGTAGCATTTATTGATTGCTTTTGGATTTGCCTATTTTAATTACTTGTGTTCTATACAAACTGTAGGGCTCTCATTAAGTGATAAACCACATAATTAGGCAGATGTTTTCTCCAAACTTTGGAGGTAAGATCAGTGGTGAGCATACGGGTCCGGCTCCTTTAAAGTAATGATTTTCATTCCTAGACAGCTCCATATTAAACTTTTGAGTTATTGTTGGGTTATGTAACAAAACGGGCTAATGTGTGATTGTTTCCACATTGGGCCAAGAGATTAAGAACATAAGTTTAAGCACAAAATTTTAAGATAATGAGTTAGTGGATCCTTACGGTTAAACAACAATCTCAATAGCTTCAATTAAAAGGTAAGAGTCATATGAATGATttcatattattatttctaacacgTGTCTTGACGTAAGAGCTCATTTGAGCTTGCCCGTGTGGGCTTGAAGTGTGGAAAATGCCAGACTCAACTACTATGTGCTTTGATTCATTTTTATTAGAAGATTTGAGCGTGACAATGATCGAACTCCAGACTGCTTGATTAtagagactctgataccatatcaaacaatcaattattcaaaaaaattagGCTATTAGAtaacaaaaaaattagtaaacCACGCTACAGTAAAAACACCCCTGGACACCGatatttgtggcggttttaaaccgtcACAAAATTGTGAAACTGCAAACAAATGCATTTTTTTCAAGGTTGCAACTTTGTGGTGGtcttaaaccgccacaaaaattGGTGTCTGGACACCTTTTGGTGGTCCAGGAATCACCACTGATTAGATAAAGGTCATATTAATGGTTGTGGAATTTCTTTGCGTTTTCATTTGCATAATTGAACTCCACATGATACGACTCAACTTAAAGGTGTTTATAGCTGAACCAATCTGATTAAAACCGAAAAACTGATAAAAAAGCCCGATAACTGAATGgaccgaaaaaaaaaaactattttttattgGCAGTTCCCTCACCAAATCCTAAATACATGACACTATACCGAGACTTTAGCAGTTCCCTCACACACTTTCACAATCTATTTCCACCACCAACTCTCTCACAAGAGTATCAAGCACATGCGAAAGACCTAGTAGAATTTCCATGGCCTCCAAACCGAATATTtccaaatatatataattttattcatacatatatcatatattCATACTTAAATATATACATTATATAACTTTAtgctatatatttttatatgtttTAGTTATTTCATGAATTATGTAGTTGCAAAATCAAAAGATTTTGGTGCTTTGCTTGAGACACATGCAAATGTAATTATGTGTTCGTGTCTTCTATTTAAATACTAGTTTTTTTTACCTTAATATGAATCACTTTAGGCATTACTGAATTGATATAACGTTGACATATACTATAATAATGTATTTATTGtgtctttaaaaaaaagaaatccaATCCAATTCAATCCAAACTGCTAAAAGTTGGAGTATGAAGTGACaccttaaaaaaaatgaaaaattaattggACAATGAAGTGACAAAATCACAAATGTTGAATCAAATGGATTTTTCCGGAAAAATTGAACCAACCCCAACTATGAACACTCCAatcaacttcattttttttttataagtcatgtaatatatattgatgtGAAGTATAAGGTATACTGCCCAATATACAAAGAATGTGAAAATACAAAGAAATACATCCATGAAGGTGAACTTCAAGTggattatgattttattttaatcatcCACATTACCTAGCAAATTTTACCACACATCAAAATTTTGAGGGGTGAAGATCGTATGCAATTTTATGATAAAATTGTAAACGTTATTGACCCGTTAGCCTACGATGTAACAATTCTATAATAATGGTACATTACTGAAGAAGTACTTAGTTAGAttcaaaaatatttgaaattggAATCCTTTTCCCCCGGATCATTCCCACGCTCCTATCACATGAGCACCTGCGCAAAAGACAAATACAATTCCCATCTGTTTACACACAAGcaaaaacaataataaaatttcaTATTCATTTCTCATTATCCCAACCtgataattgattctgagaagaTGCTAAGAAACTATCAAAAACAAAGATAGCAAACACCCCCTCATGCATCTTGTTTAATTTAGTGGTACGGAAATTGGGTTGATCTTTCCCCAACTTAATCATGGGGTCCCTGATCTCTTTCCTCAGTACCTTCCAATCTTCATTTCAAAATAAACATttggctctctctctctctggctATGTCTTTTCCCTGCCTAAATCTGGATACACCTTGCAAAGTGTATCCACCTTTCTCAACCAAATTAGACACCAACACATGTATCCCATTTCTGTCTCTTAAAAGCTAAACGCCCAAAACCTTTGCACATCCTTTTTCAAATTCCAAAGAAAATTGATtccaaaacaaaacaagaatatttatttatattactgTATAGTCCTTTGTCAATTCTTTTTCCATCACAGAAAGAAGTTGCACCACTTTTTACCCACACATTGCCATTTTGTTTTCTCATCCCTACTTTCATTCACACCATTTTGATTTCACATTTGTTCCATTCTGATAGTAACCAGAGGTTATTGAAGCTTATATAGACCAAATTACATATCTATGAAATAAAACCTTAAAAAATGGTATAAtaacaattgttttttttttttttatgaatatgAATAGGAGGATGATTATGAACATTGAACACTAAGCAATTATCTATATATTTTGTGCACTTGGTTTCATGTTACAATACAATTTCCCAGTTCTCCTTACCAAAGAGTGCAGGGTACAAACACCAATGTCATCAGGATAATGTTTTTTCCCCCTCAATTCTATTGCtgataaaaataaatgaaaaaaaaaaaattacaaatgcaATTCAATTTCCCATTGTATCATGACCGGGAAACCGATTCTGCCAGTTTCTCAATCCTCTGGACCAGTTCAGGTGACAGCTTCATAGGCGGTCGTCGTTCTTTCTCCGGTAATCGAAAATCGAATCCCAAAGCATCCGAAACCTCTTCGGAGCTCCACCCGGATTTTCGAAGCGAATCCGAAAACCGATCCACTTTCAATAACATAGCATCCAACACTGCTTGATTATCCAACATTACCATATCACCTTCAAAAAAGCCCGAACCCGAAACCTCCACCATTTCGGATATATCCGATTCGCTCCACCCACCTTCTCTCAAAACCGACCCGATTCCGCCGACATAATCCTCCACCCACTTCGGCAGCTCCCACCGCCGCACATCGAAGAATTTCTCCGGCGACTCCGACTCCGTCACcgacgatgaagaaaatctccgGCGACGATCAACGGCGGCGTCACTCCAAAACTCCACCCATCTCGGCGTCCTCCCTCCGGCGTCGAGGCTCCGCCGTTGGAACCCGGAGGCGGAGCAAACGGaggttgtttttgttttctcagCGACGGATCTCTGCTTCTTGAGAACAAGAGGACCCGGTTCCGATTCGGAGCCCCGAAACGGTGACTCACGGTCGAAGAAATCTGAGAGGTCGAAACCGCAGCAGAACACGCGGCTTTCGTCGACGAAGAAGATGGGGTTTCCGGCGAGGGAAGGGTTGCAGGGAATGTAGCAGTGGTTGAAGATTGGGATCAAGAGGGGTGCTCTCTTCAACGCGTTCCTCGCGACCCGTAAAGCCTTTTCGGGTTCAGCGGGTCTCGGACCCCAGCACCGTGCCCAGAGCGCGTTTCTCGCGATTTGGAACGAAATCGCCGCGATTGGGAGGTCCAGTGATGCCCGGAGGTGGAGGCGCGCGCCTCCGGCGGCGCGCCAGTTGGGGAATCCGGCGCCGACGGGTAAACCGGCGGCGAGAATGGCTCGGAGGTCAGGTGGGAAGACGAAGCCGAACTCGGCCTCGGCGCGGGCGAATTCGGCGTCGGAGAGACCCGGTTGGACCTCTATGCCGGAGGTGCGGAGGTGGGTTATGACTTTGTCGGCGAGAGGTGAGAAGGAGAGAAGGCCGTTGCGtacggtggtggcggcggcggaaACGGTGGCGGCTCGGGCTGAGAGTCTTCTTAGACCGGCAATGTGAGCCTGGTTCAGACCGGTCATTCGGCGGTCCACGTCGACCATGATTAATGAGTTAGTTTGTGTTtggtttgaaatttgaaaagagaagaagtGAGAAGAGAAGAACGTTAGAGGCGGTGAAGTACTTTTGAATGGTTGAAGGACTTTGCCATGAAGAGTAAGGTAAGGTTGCTTATTTATAGGACCTAAAAATAGGACCTATGTTGGAGCTTTGCTATTACTTTCTTTTTGTTTCACTTTCCCCATGTTGCTCCTCTCCCTTTTAGTCAACATTATAGTTGTAAATTGCATTTaacatgaagatgatgatgggtGATAGCTGTTTGGGCCACAACAAATTTTGGGTTAAATTAGTTTAGTTTTAGAATTATGGTAACTTAACTCAAAAACTTTGTCTACAATTATTTAGTAGTATTTTGAATCTTAGTTTGCATTCATGTACTTTTAAGGATTGAAGATTGTATTAAGTGAATAAATctcttaataaattattttttatacacttAAACTCTCGACTAAATGTTTAAGGAGTTCAACTATCTACCAACTTTACTTGTTAGGCTACATTATCAATAGGTTGTTTTACACTACAAAAGCTAACATGGGGTGCAATTAATATTcgctttttaattaattcactgagttttttttttgtctattcCATTATTTCTATTGATGTTATGTGAGCTTGTGCTTCTGGATAATTGGAAATGCatgatatcaaatatgtcaGTGGCCCAAAAACAATCATGGATTTGTTTGGCAGAGGAGTATAATTAAAAGCTAAGCACTCAATCATAATAGTACattgtttttttgaaatgataatAGTACATTGTTGTGTTACTACAGTTACCTAGATCTTCATAATTTGAATTTCTTTCCGCATATGTTTCAAGAAGCAGGCCAGACGTAAATGGAAATAATCATTAGTCATCAACAATCGGCTTAAAGATATGTATCTCAAATAGAAGACAAGGTTAATTCTTTCATTAATTTGTCTTTCCATATCAAGTAAATATATTTCCACTAATGATGAAATTACAAGCAAATCTGGTAATTTTAACTTCACTGTACTTATAATTAGGTTGGTGTTCCTTTCACGAGCTAGGGGCCTCTTCTCCTTAATTACTCCTCCACCCCTTTAATTAAAAGCATATATGAGATGTTACTATCAATGTAATGCATGGTTCACCCTAACAGGTTAACAAAGCATATGCATTCAGGACAGGAATTAGGAAGAAGCACCTCCCCCATCACTCATaccctttttttttggtcaattcaCTCATACCCTTTAGAGAACGGCATTTCTAAGGTTATTTGGGCCTACATTTATATCAAACTTTCcatgaataaaaaataacaaaaaaaagtttggtgcccaaaaaaaaaagagaacgaGAGATAAAGCCAAAAAAACATGCCGTAAGACTATATACAATGGTTTTAAGATTcaacactcttttttttttttcactttttagtttttacactccacatcattttctctctcttccaccttaTAATTCAACACACATTCAACTTTAACTCACTACAATGTTTAATaaaattcaacaccctaccccaccacttttatttatatattcttattttcttttatgtttttatttttgtgattatatattaataacaattatCGAAAGGGTAATTGGCAGAATTTTGGGTGTTAAAAGGGTTATTGTTGGGATCTGTTtcactaaaaatatatttagagctacaaaaaagaatttatttgaGGCTAAATAGAAAAACTAGAGGGAAGAATGTCGTTTTTTTCTGTGTTCAAATCAAATGAatcaagtctctatttatagacaaaaaaattgatgaatttttgtgaaaaaaaaatttaaaaaatatattttactaCGAAATAATTGACCCCAAGTAATTaggataaaataaaaatatggaaATCACAACAACCAATGAGATTTTGCCAAGTGTATTAAGTGGCCCCCACTTACTATTCATTCAACCAGTTGAAAACATTCAACTCGTTGAATGTTCAACGGGTCATTCAACATCCCCATTGCATTGGTTCAACTGTTGAAAATGAAATTCAACACCCTCATTGTAAATGGTCTTAAAAACTACAATTTTTTCATTGTGGACTGGTATGGTCGATCGATTAAGACTGACCTGCGTAGGTAAAGTGGGTCTGAAGACTAGGCCCAATTCTCTATCCGCTGAATTGCTTTAAGATACCAACTTGTCTAGGCGAGGTAGACTAGAAGCATAATTAGGCTCACTGCCTTAGCTAGGAGACTGTTGTCATAGATATTGATATTTGTATGAGGGTGACTGTTTTGTATAGGTCAAAACACACTTTCTTGGTATGGGGTCCTTGTAACCACGTATTAATGGGCGGTTAGGTCagtttacatatgtatatatacataagTCAGTTCACTCGAATACAAAAGACTAAGTTCTGAATTTATTTGTTCTTAGTTTGATCTTTTAGGGTTCACTATGTAAACACAACAAtgtaacaaaaaacaaaattatttacaTGTTATGACAGGGAAAGTATTGAATATTTAGTGCtgcaaaaatattaaaaacttatCCCTCAAAAAACTAATGCTATTAAGAATGAGATATTTCTTGTTGGTATAATTATCACATCCCATGGTTTTGAATGGAAGTTTTGGACCCTAATACATGTTAAATTTGGAAAATTCCAAAGTTATGTTTTGATAATATATGCATTATATAAAGCATGGGTTTTTCTCGAGTATTGTATGCATCAACGACAGAAAATCTTATGTATGTTATGATTTGTACTAGACTGATATTGGTCAAGCAGTCAGTCAGTTTGTCGCAGATCTTACTAGAAAACATTGAGATGTTGTGAAAAGGATTCAGAGATACATTAAAGGAACCTTCGATGTTGCATTGTGTTTTGGAGGATTGAAGTTTGTGGTCAGTGGATACGTGGATTCAGATTATGCATATCATGTTGATAAAAGAAAATCGACTACATGTTATGTGTTCACATGAACTTGCAAGAAGAGCGGTGAGTTGATTATCTAAAGTGCAGATTGTTGTAGCTTTATCTAGTACAGAAGCAGAATACATGTAAGCTACCAAAGC
This window harbors:
- the LOC130716186 gene encoding uncharacterized protein LOC130716186, which produces MVDVDRRMTGLNQAHIAGLRRLSARAATVSAAATTVRNGLLSFSPLADKVITHLRTSGIEVQPGLSDAEFARAEAEFGFVFPPDLRAILAAGLPVGAGFPNWRAAGGARLHLRASLDLPIAAISFQIARNALWARCWGPRPAEPEKALRVARNALKRAPLLIPIFNHCYIPCNPSLAGNPIFFVDESRVFCCGFDLSDFFDRESPFRGSESEPGPLVLKKQRSVAEKTKTTSVCSASGFQRRSLDAGGRTPRWVEFWSDAAVDRRRRFSSSSVTESESPEKFFDVRRWELPKWVEDYVGGIGSVLREGGWSESDISEMVEVSGSGFFEGDMVMLDNQAVLDAMLLKVDRFSDSLRKSGWSSEEVSDALGFDFRLPEKERRPPMKLSPELVQRIEKLAESVSRS